One genomic segment of Carassius carassius chromosome 21, fCarCar2.1, whole genome shotgun sequence includes these proteins:
- the LOC132097315 gene encoding uncharacterized protein K02A2.6-like, which produces MRVEEESRKFLTISTQKGLFQYNRLPFGIASAPAIFQRAMDQILQGLPNVHCYLDDILVTGRTEAEHLENLDVVLGRLEQFGLHAVKGKCDFFKDSLEYLGHIIDAEGLHKSPKKESAIVNAPIPSNITQLRSFLGLLNYYGRFIPNLANIANPLNALLCKGKRWQWSAECDAAFKKAKEQLVSQNVLTHYDPQNSIRLACDASPYGIGAVISHMLPNGEEKPIAFASRTLSKAEQNYAQIEREALAIVFGVRKFHQYLYGRKFTLFTDHRPLTTIFGPQKGIPSMAAARMQRWALLLSAHNYTIEYKRAEKKDAVELFYLGQMEKLPVSATDIRRETMSDPTLSTVVEMVVKGTQAVNLTNNKELSPFISRHNELSVQHGCLMRGMRVVVPHKLRKRVLEELHTGHPGSVRMKAIARSYVWWPGIDADIELCVKMCQSCQQIQKMPSQAPLHPWEWPSKPWERIHVDFAGPCEGHMYLVVVDAHSKWPEVQLMTSTTAGRTIEVLRNFFSHYGLPEVLVSDNGPQFVSQEFVTFLKTNHVKHIRSAPYHPATNGQAERFVQSLKHALKTSKGSFTLQRRLETFLLTYRNTPHPTTRESPSLLFLGRQLRTRLDALKPSVSTAVRLSQTSQVLRRAGRSKPRQFEVGDAVLARDYRGRERWTSGVVTAQSGPVSYTVDVGASAEWRRHADQLLSIPNQTAETQVTQPPDISDVSVPVQTSVNDTSSAPPTKEQDVNNDTSAESQINHVKLNIPSVHVRCYPARVIKPPNRLTL; this is translated from the coding sequence ATGAGGGTCGAGGAGGAATCTAGGAAGTTCCTCACAATTTCCACACAGAAAGGGCTATTTCAGTACAATCGCCTTCCGTTCGGGATCGCTTCGGCGCCAGCCATATTCCAAAGAGCTATGGACCAAATATTACAAGGTCTGCCTAATGTCCATTGTTACCTGGATGACATTCTGGTTACCGGGCGAACTGAAGCTGAACACCTGGAAAACCTGGATGTAGTCCTTGGACGACTGGAGCAGTTTGGCTTGCATGCTGTAAAAGGGAAATGTGACTTTTTCAAGGACTCACTGGAATACCTGGGTCACATAATTGATGCAGAAGGTTTGCACAAGTCACCTAAAAAAGAAAGTGCAATTGTCAATGCGCCAATTCCATCAAACATCACACAGCTGAGATCATTTCTCGGCCTGTTAAACTATTACGGGAGATTCATACCCAATCTGGCAAACATAGCAAATCCTTTGAACGCCCTGCTGTGTAAAGGAAAACGCTGGCAGTGGTCTGCAGAGTGCGATGCTGCATTCAAAAAGGCTAAAGAACAACTGGTGTCACAAAATGTCTTGACACACTATGACCCTCAGAACTCCATTCGGCTTGCATGCGACGCATCACCTTATGGCATTGGTGCCGTCATTTCCCACATGCTACCCAACGGTGAAGAAAAGCCAATAGCCTTCGCATCACGCACACTTAGCAAGGCAGAACAGAATTATGCACAGATTGAGCGCGAGGCTCTGGCCATAGTATTTGGCGTCAGAAAATTCCACCAGTATCTCTACGGACGGAAATTCACGCTTTTCACAGATCACCGCCCTTTAACTACAATCTTTGGGCCGCAAAAAGGAATTCCGTCTATGGCGGCTGCGCGGATGCAAAGGTGGGCATTACTTTTGTCTGCGCACAACTATACAATAGAGTACAAAAGAGCTGAGAAAAAGGATGCTGTAGAGCTGTTTTACCTCGGACAGATGGAGAAACTCCCTGTCAGTGCCACTGATATCCGACGTGAGACTATGAGTGACCCAACCTTGTCTACAGTCGTCGAAATGGTCGTTAAAGGGACTCAAGCTGTCAACCTGACTAATAATAAAGAGCTCTCACCTTTCATCTCCAGACACAATGAGCTGTCCGTCCAACACGGGTGCTTAATGCGGGGCATGAGAGTCGTTGTTCCCCACAAGCTGCGGAAAAGAGTACTGGAGGAACTGCACACTGGCCATCCAGGAAGTGTCCGAATGAAAGCCATTGCTCGCAGTTATGTGTGGTGGCCTGGTATTGATGCTGACATTGAACTGTGTGTGAAAATGTGTCAGTCATGTCAACAAATACAGAAAATGCCATCCCAAGCACCCCTCCACCCATGGGAGTGGCCAAGCAAACCATGGGAACGCATACATGTAGATTTTGCTGGGCCATGTGAGGGTCACATGTACCTAGTCGTGGTTGACGCACATTCGAAGTGGCCTGAGGTGCAGTTGATGACATCAACAACTGCAGGGAGAACAATTGAAGTTTTGCGGAATTTCTTCAGCCATTATGGACTGCCTGAAGTCCTGGTGAGTGATAATGGACCACAATTTGTCTCTCAGGAGTTTGTAACTTTCCTGAAGACCAACCATGTGAAACATATCCGTTCCGCCCCATATCATCCAGCAACCAATGGGCAGGCTGAAAGGTTTGTTCAGTCTCTAAAACATGCACTTAAGACGTCTAAGGGCTCTTTTACTCTTCAGAGACGACTGGAAACATTCTTGCTGACTTACCGTAACACACCACATCCGACGACAAGAGAGTCCCCGTCCTTGTTGTTTTTGGGACGACAACTGCGCACACGTCTGGATGCCTTGAAACCCAGTGTGTCAACTGCCGTGCGACTCTCACAGACCTCCCAGGTCCTCCGCCGAGCTGGTCGTTCGAAGCCAAGACAGTTTGAAGTCGGTGATGCTGTGCTGGCTCGTGAttacagaggaagagaaagatggACATCAGGTGTGGTGACGGCTCAGAGTGGTCCAGTATCTTATACTGTGGATGTAGGAGCTTCTGCAGAATGGCGACGCCATGCTGATCAACTCTTGTCCATTCcaaatcaaacagctgaaactcaGGTGACACAACCACCTGACATCAGTGATGTGTCTGTTCCTGTACAAACGTCTGTAAATGACACTTCTTCAGCACCACCAACAAAGGAACAAGATGTTAACAATGACACATCAGCAGAGTCTCAGATAAACCATGTCAAACTCAACATTCCATCAGTGCATGTCAGATGTTATCCAGCCAGAGTGATTAAACCGCCCAACCGTCTGACATTATAG